The following proteins are co-located in the Rhea pennata isolate bPtePen1 chromosome 2, bPtePen1.pri, whole genome shotgun sequence genome:
- the FAM237B gene encoding protein FAM237B, producing MEVVWRRRWYLQLGCILMLNLVYASLDYQKETPASLGQIDHQCWEVSSHALVEMKKLKVADTVIALWDFMMFLKESPKPKHNELFNDLAQNFWDMYVDCVLSRSHGMGRRQLASPKYFSTYS from the coding sequence ATGGAAGTTGTatggagaagaaggtggtaTCTTCAGCTGGGCTGTATATTGATGCTGAATTTGGTTTATGCCAGCCTAGACTATCAAAAGGAAACACCTGCAAGCCTGGGCCAGATTGACCATCAGTGCTGGGAGGTGTCATCCCATGCGCTGGTGGAAATGAAGAAACTCAAGGTAGCGGATACAGTCATTGCTCTTTGGGACTTCATGATGTTCCTAAAGGAATCGCCTAAGCCCAAGCACAATGAACTCTTCAATGATTTAGCCCAGAACTTCTGGGATATGTACGTAGACTGTGTGCTCTCAAGATCGCATGGAATGGGCAGAAGACAACTAGCATCtcccaaatatttttccacataCTCATAG
- the GTPBP10 gene encoding GTP-binding protein 10: protein MVRGGGAVLRQYGSFIDALRLYVRGGTGGMGYPRLGGEGGRGGDVWFIAQERTTLKSIKDRYPQKRFIAGTGANSSVRALKGEKGKDREVHVPPGISILCDDGKQIGELNAAGERCLVARGGLGGSLATNFLPCKGQKRIVHLDLKLIADVGLVGFPNAGKSSLLSKVSHAKPQIADYAFTTIKPELGKIMYADYKQISVADLPGLIEGAHANKGMGHKFLKHIERTKQLLLVVDISGFQLSVKTRFRTAFETILLLTKELELYKEELLTKPALLAINKMDLPSAKENMNELMKQLQNPQDFLHLLQEELIPESTIKFKDIIPVSTCTGEGIEELKACIRKSLDEEAEKENEDYRKNKLLLLRTSEEKQMNRG, encoded by the exons ATggtgcggggcggcggggcggtgcTGCGGCAG TATGGCAGCTTTATAGATGCCCTGCGGCTCTACGTGCGAGGAGGAACGGGTGGCATGGGCTATCCTCGCCTAGgcggggaaggagggagaggtggCGATGTCTGGTTCATCGCCCAAGAGCGAACTACCTTAAAGAGCATTAAAGACAGATACCCCCAGAAGCGATTTATAGCTGGAACAGGAGCCAACAGCAG TGTCAGAGCGTTAAaaggtgaaaagggaaaagaccGTGAAGTTCACGTGCCTCCAGGGATTTCAATTCTTTGTGATGATGGAAAGCAGATTG gagaGCTTAATGCAGCAGGAGAGCGATGCCTAGTAGCTCGTGGAGGTCTCGGAGGCTCTTTGGCTACAAACTTCCTGCCTTGCAAGGGTCAGAAGCGAATTGTTCATCTCGATTTGAAACTTATAGCAGATGTTGGCTTAGTTGG GTTTCCAAATGCAGGAAAATCATCTCTGCTAAGCAAGGTTTCTCATGCCAAACCTCAGATTGCAGATTATGCAT TTACAACAATAAAGCCTGAACTGGGAAAAATCATGTATGCAGATTATAAGCAG ATTTCAGTAGCTGATCTCCCAGGACTGATAGAAGGTGCACATGCAAACAAAGGGATGGGCCACAAATTTCTCAAACATATAGAAAGAACGAAACAGCTTCTCTTGGTT GTTGATATATCTGGGTTTCAGCTATCTGTCAAGACTCGTTTCAGAACAGCCTTTGAAACTATATTGCTTCTGACAAAG GAACTGGAGCTATACAAAGAAGAACTTCTAACAAAGCCTGCACTTCTTGCCATTAATAAAATGGATTTGCCTAgtgcaaaggaaaacatgaacGAACTTATGAAACAGCTACAGAATCCTCAAG ACTTTTTACACTTACTACAGGAAGAACTGATTCCTGAGAGTACGATCAAGTTCAAAGATATAATTCCTGTATCAACATGTACTGGAGAAGGAATTGAGGAACTAAAAGCATGTATCAGAAAATCACTAGatgaagaagcagagaaggagaatGAAGATTATCGGAAAAATAAACTACTACTTTTACgaacttcagaagaaaaacaaatgaatagaGGCTAG
- the CLDN12 gene encoding claudin-12, which yields MGCRDVHAATVLAFLSGTASVAGLLAAVLLPNWRQMRLYTFNKNEKNVTVYTGLWIKCARFDGSRDCVIYDPQWYTAVDQLDLRVLQFALPLSMLTAVSALFLCLIGMCNTAFVSSVPNIKLAKCLVNSAGCHLVAGLLFLLACAICLAPSIWVIFYNNYLNRKYEPVFSFDISVFIAIASAGGLFFTSIMLFLWYCACKSLPSPFWQPLYSHAPSMHSYASQPYSARSRLSAIEIDIPVVTHAS from the coding sequence ATGGGCTGCCGGGATGTTCATGCAGCAACGGTACTGGCCTTCCTCAGTGGAACAGCCTCAGTAGCTGGACTTCTTGCTGCAGTTCTGCTTCCAAACTGGAGGCAAATGAGACTGTATACGTTCAACAAGAATGAGAAGAATGTGACGGTTTACACTGGACTCTGGATTAAGTGTGCTCGCTTTGATGGGAGCAGAGACTGTGTGATATATGACCCACAGTGGTACACAGCTGTTGATCAGCTGGATTTACGTGTTCTTCAGTTTGCCCTCCCCCTGAGTATGTTAACTGCTGTCTCCgctctgtttctctgcttgatTGGTATGTGTAACACAGCCTTTGTATCAAGCGTGCCAAACATCAAATTAGCAAAATGCCTTGTAAACAGTGCAGGCTGCCACCTCGTGGCTGGCCTCTTGTTCCTGCTCGCATGTGCTATTTGTCTCGCTCCGTCGATCTGGGTCATTTTTTATAACAATTATCTGAACAGAAAATACGAGCCTGTCTTTAGCTTTGACATCTCTGTATTTATTGCCATTGCCAGTGCTGGTGGTCTGTTTTTCACTTCCATTATGTTATTTCTGTGGTATTGTGCATGTAAAAGCTTACCTTCCCCTTTCTGGCAGCCCCTCTATTCACATGCCCCCAGCATGCACAGCTATGCCTCCCAGCCATATTCTGCACGCTCTCGCCTCTCTGCTATAGAAATCGACATTCCTGTTGTGACACATGCATCTTAA